One Epidermidibacterium keratini DNA segment encodes these proteins:
- a CDS encoding GreA/GreB family elongation factor, with protein sequence MSTTMDQQQKNRVRDALLADARAELQSSVESVEGEHAAAEVVEDTSTSVDDVSHADEAGDLAGLFEDSASRQTERVAQIEGIDFTVRDTVGVGSVVEIDGQRYVVGVVATPFDADGVSYEGISEDSPLYQAIEGKSAGDEFTINDTKQKLTLVA encoded by the coding sequence GTGAGTACGACGATGGACCAGCAGCAGAAGAACCGCGTCCGGGACGCCCTGCTTGCCGACGCCCGGGCCGAGCTGCAGTCATCGGTCGAGAGCGTCGAGGGTGAGCACGCAGCCGCCGAGGTTGTCGAAGACACGTCGACCTCGGTCGACGACGTCTCGCACGCCGACGAGGCCGGCGACCTCGCGGGCCTGTTTGAGGACTCCGCCAGCCGCCAGACCGAGCGCGTCGCGCAGATCGAGGGCATCGACTTCACCGTGCGCGACACCGTCGGCGTCGGCAGCGTCGTCGAGATCGACGGCCAGCGCTACGTGGTCGGCGTCGTTGCCACCCCGTTCGACGCAGACGGCGTCAGCTATGAAGGCATCTCCGAAGATTCGCCGCTATATCAGGCAATCGAGGGCAAGAGCGCCGGTGACGAGTTCACCATCAACGACACCAAGCAGAAGCTCACCCTCGTCGCGTAG
- a CDS encoding low molecular weight protein-tyrosine-phosphatase, with protein MADSTNEPVKVVFVCWGNICRSPMAERIAATWAQRDGVDGVEFTSAATSTEELGNPIDRRAARELREHGYDADNHSAHQIDAAEIDDADLVIAMEDIHIAKMRAMSDRDDVALLSDFDPDAEPGEGVPDPWYGGPEGFTTTREMIERAMPGVLERVRELQGATRRG; from the coding sequence GTGGCTGACTCGACGAATGAGCCGGTCAAGGTCGTCTTTGTCTGCTGGGGCAACATCTGCCGCTCGCCGATGGCCGAACGCATCGCTGCAACCTGGGCACAGCGCGACGGCGTCGACGGCGTGGAGTTCACCAGCGCGGCGACGAGCACCGAGGAGCTCGGCAACCCGATCGACCGGCGCGCGGCCCGCGAGCTACGCGAGCACGGGTACGACGCCGACAACCACAGCGCTCACCAGATCGACGCCGCCGAAATCGACGACGCCGACCTCGTGATCGCGATGGAAGACATCCACATCGCCAAAATGCGGGCAATGTCGGACCGCGACGACGTCGCGCTGCTGTCCGATTTCGACCCCGACGCCGAGCCCGGCGAAGGTGTGCCCGATCCGTGGTACGGCGGACCCGAGGGGTTCACCACGACCCGCGAGATGATCGAGCGGGCGATGCCCGGCGTACTCGAGCGGGTGCGAGAGCTACAGGGCGCTACGCGACGAGGGTGA
- a CDS encoding SDR family oxidoreductase: MAKVLLIGGHGKVALLTAPLLVQAGDEVTSLIRNPDQTSDVAETGAQPEVADVESMSTDELAELMRGYDAVVWSAGAGGGDPKRTYAVDRDAAIRSMDAASQAGVRRYVMVSYFGAGPEHGVAQDDSFFAYADAKAAADAYLKASDLDWTIVAPSRLTLDEPTGKIAVKGRDDAAEQGKVSSRANVAQVIAAVLADDSTNGQMIEFVDGATPIAEAIRG, translated from the coding sequence ATGGCGAAGGTCCTGCTGATCGGCGGCCACGGCAAGGTCGCACTACTGACCGCACCACTACTCGTCCAGGCCGGCGACGAAGTCACATCGTTGATCCGAAATCCCGACCAGACAAGCGATGTCGCCGAGACAGGGGCGCAGCCGGAGGTCGCTGACGTCGAGTCCATGTCAACCGACGAGCTGGCTGAGCTGATGCGCGGGTACGACGCGGTGGTCTGGTCTGCCGGGGCTGGCGGCGGTGATCCGAAGCGCACCTATGCCGTCGATCGCGACGCGGCGATCCGATCCATGGACGCCGCATCGCAGGCCGGCGTACGCCGCTACGTGATGGTCTCCTATTTCGGCGCCGGGCCTGAACACGGTGTGGCGCAGGACGATTCGTTCTTTGCGTACGCCGATGCGAAGGCAGCGGCAGATGCGTACCTGAAGGCCAGCGATCTCGACTGGACGATCGTCGCGCCGAGCCGGCTGACCCTCGACGAGCCGACGGGGAAGATCGCCGTCAAGGGCCGCGACGATGCCGCCGAGCAAGGCAAGGTGAGCTCGCGGGCCAATGTCGCGCAGGTGATCGCCGCCGTACTCGCCGATGACTCGACCAACGGCCAGATGATCGAGTTCGTCGACGGCGCCACCCCGATCGCCGAGGCCATCCGTGGCTGA
- a CDS encoding MerR family transcriptional regulator, with amino-acid sequence MQWSIQQLAKAAGTTSRTLRHYGERGLLVPAGTGPGGMRMYDEQALPRLLRILMLRQYGVGLDAIAQILAEHTSDAEALRGHLRDLHGQRDRLSAQISSLEGTITAIEEGKPLMAEEVFADFDHTQYREEVEQRWGTQAYADGDRWWRSLSYEQKKQFLQEHRDIATDYAAQAEAGVPADSEQTQDIARRHLAWLSNSTTPTRDYVMGLGELYVADPRFGSNYHGHAEYVRDAMKVYAERNL; translated from the coding sequence GTGCAGTGGTCGATTCAGCAGTTGGCCAAGGCGGCCGGGACGACCAGTCGCACGCTTCGCCACTACGGCGAGCGGGGGCTGCTGGTTCCGGCCGGCACTGGGCCCGGCGGCATGCGGATGTACGACGAGCAGGCGCTCCCGCGACTGTTGCGGATCCTGATGCTGCGCCAGTACGGCGTCGGACTCGACGCGATCGCGCAGATCCTGGCAGAGCACACCAGCGATGCCGAGGCGCTGCGCGGGCACCTGCGTGATCTGCACGGTCAACGCGACCGGCTGAGCGCGCAGATCTCCTCGCTCGAAGGCACCATCACCGCAATCGAGGAGGGAAAACCGCTCATGGCAGAAGAAGTATTCGCAGACTTCGACCACACGCAGTACCGCGAGGAGGTCGAGCAGCGTTGGGGCACCCAGGCGTACGCCGACGGCGACCGCTGGTGGCGCTCGCTCAGTTACGAGCAGAAGAAGCAGTTCCTGCAGGAACACCGCGACATCGCCACCGACTACGCAGCGCAGGCTGAGGCCGGCGTACCCGCGGACAGCGAGCAGACGCAGGACATCGCACGGCGACATCTTGCGTGGCTGTCCAACTCGACCACACCGACGCGCGACTACGTGATGGGGCTCGGCGAGCTGTATGTCGCCGACCCGCGCTTCGGCTCCAACTATCACGGCCACGCCGAGTATGTGCGTGACGCGATGAAGGTGTACGCCGAGCGCAACCTGTAG
- a CDS encoding universal stress protein has protein sequence MSESKGRIVVGVDGSEASLDALKWASAQAKLTGGSLVAVISWVIPASYGVAFGGEDAIDWKENASRALDEALTAALGDEASQVERRIEQGHPSYVLVEESKNADLVVVGSRGHGGFAGLVLGSVSSYVVSHSECPVTVTRHHGDAS, from the coding sequence ATGTCTGAGAGCAAGGGGCGGATCGTCGTCGGAGTCGACGGGTCGGAGGCGTCGCTCGATGCCCTCAAGTGGGCGTCCGCTCAGGCCAAGCTGACCGGTGGGAGCTTGGTCGCGGTCATCTCGTGGGTGATTCCCGCGTCGTACGGCGTGGCTTTCGGCGGCGAGGACGCCATCGACTGGAAGGAAAACGCTTCCCGTGCTCTCGATGAGGCGTTGACCGCTGCGCTCGGTGACGAAGCGTCGCAGGTGGAGCGGCGGATCGAGCAGGGACACCCGTCGTACGTGCTGGTTGAGGAGTCCAAGAACGCCGATCTCGTGGTGGTCGGCTCGCGTGGGCACGGCGGTTTCGCCGGCCTGGTGCTCGGCTCGGTCAGCTCGTATGTGGTCTCGCACTCCGAGTGCCCGGTGACCGTCACCCGCCACCACGGCGACGCCTCCTAA
- the katG gene encoding catalase/peroxidase HPI, which yields MNSDKGELAEMNSADDPGKCPVIHQLPQPTQGDANQDWWPNRLNLKILAKNPDVANPYGADFDYAKEFQTLNLAEVKKDIEQVLTTSQDWWPADFGHYGPLMIRMAWHSAGTYRISDGRGGAGGGQQRFAPVNSWPDNGNLDKARRLLWPVKKKYGKALSWADLMVLTGNVSLESMGFTTFGFAGGRVDDWEPDVDVYWGPETTWLGDERYTGERDLENPLAAVQMGLIYVNPEGPNGTPDPAAAAIDIRETFRRMAMNDEETVALIAGGHTFGKTHGAADPEQYVGPEPEGAPLAENGLGWKNSFGTGKGRDAITSGLEVTWTSTPTQWDNSFFEILFGNEWELDKSPAGAHQWKPKDGAGANTVPDPETGKLDRTPTMLTTDLSLRVDPAYEKISRRFLENPAEFADAFARAWYKLTHRDMGPLPRYLGAEVPSEVLLWQDPVPAVDHELVGETGIAELKKRIRDESGLSPQQLISTAWASASTFRGSDKRGGANGARIRLEPQRNWEVNDPAELAKALTALEGVQKAFNDERTDGAKISLADLIVLAGGVGVEDAAKQAGVDIEVPFSPGRTDATQEQTDIESFEPLEPRADGFRNYDRADNRLPAEFLLVDRANLLRLSAPEMTVLVGGLRVVGANTGGSQVGVLTDRPGALSNDYFVNLLDLGTTWTPADDANEQFKGRGADGQQWTGSRADLVFSANSELRAIAEAYASDDAKEKFVADFVAAWVKVMNADRYDLEDRRN from the coding sequence ATGAACTCTGACAAGGGTGAACTCGCCGAGATGAACAGTGCGGATGACCCGGGGAAATGCCCAGTCATCCATCAGCTTCCGCAGCCGACTCAGGGCGATGCCAACCAGGACTGGTGGCCCAACCGCCTCAACCTGAAGATCCTGGCCAAGAACCCCGACGTCGCAAACCCGTACGGCGCTGACTTCGACTACGCCAAGGAGTTCCAGACGCTCAACCTCGCCGAGGTCAAGAAGGACATCGAGCAGGTCCTGACCACCTCGCAGGACTGGTGGCCGGCCGACTTCGGGCACTACGGCCCACTGATGATTCGCATGGCCTGGCACAGCGCCGGCACCTACCGCATCAGCGACGGCCGCGGTGGCGCGGGCGGTGGCCAGCAGCGCTTCGCGCCGGTCAACTCCTGGCCGGACAACGGCAACCTAGACAAGGCGCGCCGTCTGCTGTGGCCGGTCAAGAAGAAGTACGGCAAAGCCCTGTCGTGGGCCGACCTGATGGTGCTCACCGGCAACGTCTCGCTGGAGTCGATGGGATTCACGACCTTTGGCTTCGCCGGCGGCCGCGTCGATGACTGGGAGCCCGACGTCGACGTCTACTGGGGCCCGGAGACCACCTGGCTCGGCGACGAGCGTTACACCGGCGAACGCGATCTCGAGAACCCGCTCGCCGCGGTCCAGATGGGTCTGATCTACGTCAACCCCGAGGGCCCCAATGGCACCCCGGACCCGGCCGCTGCCGCGATCGACATCCGCGAGACGTTCCGCCGCATGGCGATGAACGACGAGGAGACCGTCGCGCTGATCGCCGGAGGCCACACCTTCGGCAAGACCCACGGTGCGGCCGATCCCGAGCAGTACGTCGGACCCGAGCCCGAGGGTGCTCCGCTGGCCGAAAACGGCCTGGGCTGGAAGAACTCCTTCGGCACCGGCAAGGGGCGCGACGCGATCACCAGTGGCCTGGAGGTCACCTGGACCTCGACGCCGACGCAGTGGGACAACAGCTTCTTCGAGATCCTCTTCGGCAACGAGTGGGAGCTCGACAAGAGCCCCGCCGGTGCGCACCAGTGGAAGCCCAAGGATGGCGCGGGCGCCAACACGGTGCCGGACCCTGAGACCGGCAAGCTGGACCGTACGCCGACCATGCTCACGACAGACCTGTCGCTGCGGGTCGACCCGGCGTACGAGAAGATCTCGCGCCGGTTCCTGGAGAACCCGGCCGAGTTTGCCGATGCGTTTGCCCGCGCCTGGTACAAGCTCACCCACCGCGACATGGGCCCGCTGCCGCGCTACCTCGGCGCGGAGGTGCCCAGTGAGGTGCTGCTGTGGCAGGACCCGGTTCCGGCGGTCGACCACGAGCTGGTCGGTGAGACCGGAATCGCCGAGCTCAAGAAGCGGATCCGCGACGAGTCGGGCCTGAGTCCGCAGCAGCTGATCTCCACTGCGTGGGCCTCGGCCTCGACGTTCCGCGGTAGCGACAAGCGCGGCGGCGCCAACGGTGCTCGCATCCGTCTAGAGCCGCAGCGCAACTGGGAGGTCAACGATCCGGCCGAGCTGGCGAAGGCGCTCACCGCACTCGAGGGCGTTCAGAAGGCGTTCAACGACGAGCGGACCGACGGCGCGAAGATCTCGCTCGCCGACCTGATCGTGCTCGCCGGTGGCGTCGGCGTTGAGGATGCCGCCAAGCAGGCCGGCGTCGACATCGAGGTGCCGTTTAGCCCTGGCCGCACCGATGCCACGCAGGAGCAGACCGACATCGAGTCGTTCGAGCCGCTCGAGCCGCGTGCTGACGGTTTCCGCAACTATGACCGCGCCGACAACCGGCTGCCGGCGGAGTTCCTGCTGGTCGACCGCGCCAACCTGCTGCGCCTCAGCGCACCGGAGATGACCGTGCTCGTGGGCGGTCTGCGGGTCGTCGGCGCTAACACCGGCGGCTCGCAGGTCGGCGTACTCACCGACCGTCCGGGCGCGTTGAGCAACGACTACTTCGTCAACCTGCTGGATCTGGGTACGACGTGGACGCCGGCCGACGACGCCAACGAGCAGTTCAAGGGGCGTGGCGCTGATGGCCAGCAGTGGACCGGCTCGCGCGCCGACCTGGTCTTCAGCGCGAACTCCGAGCTGCGCGCCATCGCCGAGGCCTACGCCAGCGACGACGCGAAGGAGAAGTTCGTCGCCGACTTCGTGGCCGCATGGGTCAAGGTGATGAACGCCGATCGCTACGACCTCGAGGATCGCCGCAACTAG
- a CDS encoding Fur family transcriptional regulator — MSHDFEQTLRSAGLRVTKPRTAVLDAVHAHPHADSASIVESVRAQLPAVSRQAVFDCLNTFADAGVVRRIQPAGSAARYELRVGDNHHHLVCQQCGAIEDVDCAVGDAPCLHASNNHGYTITEAEVIYRGLCPMCAADNAARTDIH, encoded by the coding sequence GTGTCCCACGACTTCGAGCAGACGCTGCGTAGCGCCGGGCTGCGGGTGACCAAGCCGCGGACCGCGGTGCTGGATGCCGTGCACGCGCACCCGCACGCCGACAGCGCCTCGATCGTGGAGTCGGTGCGCGCCCAGTTGCCGGCCGTCTCACGTCAGGCGGTCTTTGACTGCCTCAACACCTTCGCCGATGCCGGCGTCGTACGCCGCATTCAGCCCGCCGGTTCGGCGGCCCGCTACGAACTGCGCGTCGGCGACAACCACCACCACCTGGTATGCCAGCAATGTGGCGCGATCGAGGACGTCGACTGCGCCGTCGGCGATGCGCCCTGCCTGCACGCCTCCAACAACCACGGCTACACGATCACCGAAGCCGAGGTCATCTACCGCGGCCTCTGCCCGATGTGCGCAGCGGACAACGCTGCTCGGACCGACATCCACTGA
- the boxB gene encoding benzoyl-CoA 2,3-epoxidase subunit BoxB translates to MTPVDYDERIPNNVHLASDRRLQRALEGWQPKFLDWWKTLGPALPTKDVYLRTAIAVGRDGWAHFAHVPMEEYRWGIFLAEPDPERTIAFGKHKGEPAWQEVPGEHRADLMRLIVVQGDTEPASVEQQRILGNTAPSIYDLRNLFQVNVEEGRHLWAMVYLLHAYFGREGREEAEQLLKRNSGDLDAPRILGAFNEETTDWLQFFMFTYFTDRDGKYQLGTLKESSFDPLARTCEFMLKEEAHHMFVGTTGVQRTVERTAELMVEHDTKDVFQHGAIDLDVIQKYLNFQYSVSMDLFGSEQSTNAGNYFTSGLKGRWHETRRKDDHELLNDTREMSYVEDGEIKTREVPALSALNLDLRNEYTADCQNGVRRWNQALEDAGLEERLTLPHEGFNRKVGVYAGHHVSPDGRVLTDEEWSQHEDEWLPTEEDRRKVAELMVPEYEYGKFAGWIAPPLTGINDQPVEFDYVHLAEEGLA, encoded by the coding sequence ATGACGCCGGTCGACTACGACGAGCGCATCCCCAACAACGTCCACCTCGCCTCGGACCGCCGGTTGCAGCGTGCTCTTGAGGGATGGCAGCCGAAGTTCCTCGACTGGTGGAAGACGCTCGGCCCGGCGCTGCCGACCAAGGACGTCTATCTGCGTACGGCGATCGCCGTCGGGCGCGACGGGTGGGCGCACTTCGCGCACGTGCCGATGGAGGAGTACCGCTGGGGCATCTTCCTGGCCGAGCCCGACCCCGAGCGCACCATCGCCTTCGGCAAGCACAAGGGCGAGCCGGCGTGGCAGGAGGTACCCGGCGAGCACCGTGCCGATCTGATGCGGCTGATCGTCGTACAGGGCGACACCGAGCCGGCATCCGTTGAGCAGCAGCGCATCTTGGGCAACACCGCGCCGAGCATCTACGACCTGCGCAACCTCTTCCAGGTCAACGTCGAAGAGGGTCGCCACCTCTGGGCGATGGTCTATCTGCTGCACGCCTACTTCGGGCGCGAGGGCCGCGAGGAGGCCGAGCAGCTACTCAAGCGCAACTCCGGCGACCTCGACGCGCCACGCATCCTCGGCGCCTTCAACGAGGAGACGACCGACTGGCTGCAGTTCTTCATGTTCACCTACTTCACCGACAGGGATGGGAAGTACCAGCTCGGCACGCTCAAGGAGAGCTCGTTTGACCCGCTGGCGCGCACCTGCGAGTTCATGCTCAAGGAAGAGGCGCACCACATGTTCGTCGGGACGACCGGCGTACAGCGCACCGTCGAACGCACCGCCGAGCTGATGGTCGAGCACGACACGAAGGACGTCTTCCAGCACGGCGCCATCGACCTCGACGTGATCCAGAAGTACCTGAACTTCCAGTACTCGGTCTCGATGGACCTCTTCGGCTCCGAGCAGTCGACCAACGCCGGCAACTACTTCACCTCCGGACTCAAGGGGCGCTGGCACGAGACGCGCCGCAAGGACGATCACGAACTTCTCAATGACACCAGGGAAATGTCGTACGTCGAGGACGGCGAGATCAAGACCCGCGAGGTTCCGGCGCTCAGCGCGCTCAACCTCGACCTGCGCAACGAATACACCGCCGACTGCCAGAACGGCGTACGCCGCTGGAACCAGGCGCTCGAGGACGCCGGTCTCGAGGAGCGGCTGACGCTGCCGCACGAGGGCTTCAACCGCAAGGTCGGCGTGTACGCCGGACACCATGTCAGCCCGGACGGCCGCGTGCTTACCGACGAGGAGTGGTCGCAGCACGAGGACGAGTGGCTGCCGACCGAGGAAGACCGCCGCAAGGTCGCCGAGCTGATGGTGCCGGAGTACGAGTACGGCAAGTTCGCCGGCTGGATCGCCCCACCGCTGACCGGGATCAACGATCAGCCGGTCGAGTTCGACTACGTGCACCTTGCCGAGGAGGGGCTCGCGTAA
- a CDS encoding GNAT family N-acetyltransferase, translating into MSDGQGGLSWRRESAPSWSGDLKRIVGGQPAGVFDVDGYVDDQPMIGEWWSASADDGAVLGYGWLDATWGGDAEVSLAVDPAAQTRGVGSFIMSSLEREAAGRGFNYVYNSIRPSHPSGSDLYDWLAVRGYTGSESGGLLRKRVTTDGDVRRTPSTSAGAPGLPEGSRGPGHEESGGYVDVDEHRY; encoded by the coding sequence ATGAGCGACGGGCAGGGCGGTCTGAGCTGGCGGCGCGAGAGCGCGCCGTCGTGGAGCGGCGATCTGAAGCGGATCGTCGGCGGCCAGCCCGCCGGCGTCTTCGACGTCGACGGGTACGTCGATGACCAGCCGATGATCGGTGAGTGGTGGTCGGCGTCTGCCGACGACGGCGCCGTACTCGGCTATGGCTGGCTGGATGCGACCTGGGGCGGCGATGCAGAAGTCTCGCTTGCCGTAGACCCGGCAGCGCAGACTCGAGGAGTCGGCTCGTTCATCATGAGCAGCCTTGAGCGCGAGGCCGCGGGGCGCGGGTTCAACTACGTCTACAACTCGATCCGCCCGTCACACCCGTCGGGCTCGGATCTCTACGACTGGCTCGCGGTGCGCGGCTACACCGGAAGCGAGTCCGGCGGACTGCTGCGCAAGCGGGTGACCACCGATGGCGACGTACGCCGCACTCCATCGACGTCTGCTGGAGCGCCGGGCCTGCCCGAAGGAAGTCGCGGACCCGGCCATGAGGAGAGCGGCGGGTACGTCGACGTCGACGAACACCGCTACTGA
- a CDS encoding DUF6194 family protein, translating into MDRLIETIRQFDGVLELAPEEGSAFPPIAWGDRFYYYAPDGQVPQREQPFATIVTKNYPDDALSDLDRPDRWRLNIHVGTEAFARLIGESPRSDGRAWDFAATDVLLPHPVYRAQGWVSIVNAGPRTQAVAQRLLRQAHHDARSRAERRAQSAPDYEPGQ; encoded by the coding sequence ATGGACCGACTTATCGAGACAATCCGACAGTTCGATGGCGTACTTGAGCTGGCGCCGGAGGAGGGCAGCGCGTTTCCGCCGATCGCGTGGGGTGATCGCTTCTACTACTACGCACCCGATGGCCAGGTGCCGCAGAGAGAGCAGCCCTTCGCCACCATCGTGACCAAGAACTATCCCGACGACGCCCTGTCTGATCTCGACCGGCCCGATCGGTGGCGGCTGAACATCCACGTGGGCACTGAAGCGTTCGCCCGGCTGATCGGCGAGAGCCCTCGATCTGACGGGCGAGCATGGGACTTCGCTGCGACAGACGTACTCCTTCCGCACCCCGTGTACCGCGCGCAGGGGTGGGTCTCGATCGTCAACGCAGGCCCACGAACACAGGCCGTCGCTCAGCGCCTACTGCGCCAGGCGCACCACGATGCACGAAGTCGCGCGGAACGCCGAGCGCAGTCCGCGCCGGATTACGAGCCGGGTCAGTAG
- a CDS encoding MerR family transcriptional regulator, which translates to MTTAAVSAEAGYSVQQVRDLERLGVIAPAARSANGYRQFSTEHVRDLHAYRGLAFAVGPVEARRAMREIRLLSPARGAALIGGFHSALNSEREQALLARHALDSIGAEAETDARPAEGDAMTITELSQALGLRTSTLRFWETVGLLEPERKATRAGTARSYPVSAIRDARIAAALRAGGYRIPDVHKAITALRELSDVRVSLVALERRLDDIAERTLALLRAGTVLAQIIDPKPDVA; encoded by the coding sequence ATGACGACCGCTGCGGTCTCGGCGGAGGCTGGGTACTCCGTGCAGCAGGTGCGGGATTTGGAACGTCTCGGCGTGATCGCTCCGGCTGCCAGATCGGCAAACGGCTACCGGCAGTTCTCCACCGAACACGTGCGCGACCTGCACGCCTACCGGGGCCTCGCGTTCGCGGTAGGCCCGGTCGAAGCACGGCGGGCGATGCGGGAGATTCGGCTGCTATCCCCTGCTCGCGGAGCCGCGTTGATCGGCGGTTTCCACTCCGCGCTCAACAGCGAGCGCGAGCAGGCGCTCCTGGCGCGACACGCGCTTGATTCCATCGGCGCCGAGGCCGAGACCGACGCCAGACCCGCCGAGGGCGACGCCATGACGATCACTGAACTCTCCCAGGCGCTCGGCCTCAGGACGTCAACTCTCCGATTCTGGGAGACAGTCGGCCTGCTCGAGCCCGAGAGGAAAGCCACCAGGGCAGGCACCGCACGAAGCTACCCGGTCTCTGCTATTCGCGACGCTCGCATCGCCGCTGCCCTCCGCGCTGGCGGCTACCGCATTCCCGACGTGCACAAGGCGATCACGGCGCTGCGCGAGCTCAGCGACGTCAGGGTCTCGCTCGTCGCACTGGAACGACGACTGGACGACATCGCCGAGCGCACCCTTGCCCTGCTCCGGGCAGGGACCGTACTGGCGCAGATCATCGACCCGAAGCCTGATGTCGCCTAG
- a CDS encoding PaaX family transcriptional regulator, which yields MSTTDTRRTQAQVRAAADAGSAATSARSLLLTVLGEFVYPREGRAWTGALVEALGTLGVETKSARQALARMGAEGLVEAERHGRKVEWSLTEAGSRLIAEGTERIYTFLRNPHGWDGRWLVLNVAIPESQRRLRHQLRTRLTWLGMGSPAPGLWIVPDASKSGPARDVLDELGLADRAFAWVGTADEQTDPARLLSAAWDLSDVAQRYERFIDDFARRTPDSGREAFATQVELIQAWRGFPFLDPEIPLELLPSGWPGERAAATFHECRERWHAAAQSEWERLAAAAAASR from the coding sequence GTGAGCACGACCGACACACGGCGTACGCAGGCGCAGGTGCGCGCGGCGGCTGACGCCGGCAGTGCGGCAACGAGCGCGCGCTCGTTGCTGCTAACCGTGCTCGGCGAGTTCGTCTACCCGCGTGAAGGTCGCGCCTGGACCGGTGCCCTCGTCGAAGCGCTGGGCACGCTGGGGGTCGAGACGAAGTCGGCCCGTCAGGCGCTGGCCCGCATGGGCGCCGAAGGCCTGGTCGAGGCCGAGCGGCATGGGCGCAAGGTCGAGTGGTCGCTGACCGAGGCCGGTTCGCGGCTCATAGCCGAGGGCACCGAGCGCATCTATACGTTCCTGCGCAACCCGCACGGGTGGGATGGCCGATGGCTCGTGCTCAATGTCGCGATCCCCGAGTCGCAGCGGCGGTTGCGCCACCAGCTGCGCACCCGGCTGACCTGGCTTGGCATGGGCTCGCCGGCGCCGGGTTTGTGGATCGTCCCGGATGCCTCCAAGAGTGGCCCGGCTCGCGATGTACTCGACGAGCTCGGGCTCGCCGACCGCGCCTTCGCCTGGGTCGGCACCGCGGACGAACAGACCGATCCGGCCCGGCTGCTGTCGGCCGCGTGGGACCTCAGTGATGTCGCGCAGCGGTACGAGCGGTTTATCGACGACTTCGCTCGGCGTACGCCGGACTCCGGCCGCGAGGCGTTCGCCACGCAGGTCGAGCTCATCCAGGCGTGGCGTGGGTTTCCGTTCCTGGACCCGGAGATCCCGCTGGAGCTGCTGCCGTCTGGGTGGCCCGGCGAGCGTGCTGCCGCGACATTCCATGAGTGCCGTGAGCGCTGGCACGCCGCAGCGCAGTCGGAGTGGGAGCGTCTGGCGGCCGCCGCCGCCGCGTCGCGCTAG